A window of the Streptomyces sp. HUAS 15-9 genome harbors these coding sequences:
- a CDS encoding DUF4158 domain-containing protein, whose product MEEPTRPESERFLYLDDVDRELSGKRRGNHNRLGFALEMCTARCLGLFLEDPLDVPWPVVEYLAEHLGMEDAYGRSISLRPQVRSSSLAVPGTGENGARIPLWGQSEPIDPTLWGSGPCLAMGCRQPSRCCGMHSPSGGWSISAMLAEVRLKAPMPSCQPR is encoded by the coding sequence ATGGAGGAGCCGACGCGGCCGGAGTCGGAGCGGTTCTTGTACCTCGACGACGTCGACCGCGAGCTGAGCGGGAAACGGCGAGGGAATCACAACCGTCTGGGGTTCGCGCTCGAGATGTGCACGGCCCGCTGCCTGGGACTGTTCCTGGAGGACCCGCTGGATGTGCCATGGCCGGTGGTCGAGTACCTGGCCGAGCATCTGGGCATGGAGGACGCCTACGGGCGGTCAATTTCCCTGCGCCCGCAAGTTCGCAGCAGCAGCCTGGCTGTGCCAGGAACCGGAGAGAACGGTGCACGCATCCCCCTATGGGGGCAATCCGAACCGATCGATCCGACGTTGTGGGGAAGTGGCCCGTGCCTGGCCATGGGTTGTCGGCAGCCGAGCAGATGCTGTGGGATGCATTCTCCATCGGGGGGATGGTCGATCTCGGCGATGCTGGCCGAGGTTCGGCTCAAGGCCCCGATGCCATCGTGCCAGCCGAGGTGA